One Drosophila subobscura isolate 14011-0131.10 chromosome U, UCBerk_Dsub_1.0, whole genome shotgun sequence DNA window includes the following coding sequences:
- the LOC117902277 gene encoding protein argonaute-3, translating into MSGRGNLLNLFSKRTRSSEISSSSEDHENDSGFDVEHSASSGEIHRHSQESIGSDLLKTVQNLGISVGRGRAQLIQHFKSNETKLGGSNDATSCSIHSKDTNNDDESTSSLENMKLNNFGTNVVHGSKGSSVMLSCNYIELKTDENKGVYHYEVRFLPAVDSVHLRVKYLNEHMDKLGGTKTFDGNTLYLPILLENQMTVFVSKTMDTEVEIRILFKKKEPYKNCLHLYNILFDRIMKTLNYVRFDRKQYDPTRPKVIPLAKLEVWPGYVTAVDELEGGLMLCCDVSHRILCQKTVLDMLIEIYQQNSSSYQELAKKTLIGNIVLTRYNNRTYKISEVCFDQSPQSVFHRKNEPTSYLQYYKQYHNINIKDINQPLLVSIKKVRGTPEDAENIEFRLIPELCYLTGLRDEVRSDNKLMREIATYTRVSPNQRKLALDKFYDNVTNTPAAREILDRWGLALSRNYNNLKGRQFDPEQIYFAKKAVSAGQNAEFCKDAVKSEMLEAIHLNNWIIIHFKNDFRAAMSLLDNMKQCCRPLGMNISKPTIISLDQDRIDAFIDALRRNISKETQIVVCICPNSRDDRYAAIKKICCSELPVPSQVINARTLANEQKNRSVVQKVVLQMNCKMGGSLWTVKIPFKNVMICGIDSYHDPSNKGNSVAAFVASLNASYTQWYSKAVVQTKNEEIVNGLTSSFEAALKIYEKRNGCRPDNVIIYRDGVGDGQLSTCSRYEIPQFAAVGGRIKITFIVVQKRINTRIFSESGNQFDNPLPGTLVDKHITRAHMYDFFLVSQMVRQGTVTPTHFVVLQDDAKYGPDIIQKLSYKLCFLYYNWPGTVRIPACCMYAHKLAYLVGQSIQRNVADTLSEKLFYL; encoded by the exons ATGTCGGGTCGCGGaaatttgcttaatttatttagtAAAAGAACTCGCTCTTCGGAAATTTCTTCATCGAGTGAAGATCATGAAAATGACAGCGGGTTTGATGTTGAGCACTCTGCTTCAAGTGGAGAAATTCATCGACATTCTCAGGAGAGTATCGGAAGCGATTTATTAAAAACTGTTCAAAACTTAGGCATATCCGTCGGTCGTGGACGAGCACAGTTAATACAACATTTTAAAAGTAATGAAACTAAATTGGGAGGAAGTAATGATGCGACTTCTTGCTCCATTCATTCGAAAGACACAAATAATGACGACGAATCCACCTCTAGCttggaaaatatgaaactAAACAACTTTGGAACGAACGTAGTTCATGGATCTAAAG gtTCCTCTGTTATGTTATCATGTAACTACATTGAACTAAAAACTGACGAAAATAAAGGAGTGTATCATTATGAAGTTAGATTTCTCCCCGCTGTGGATTCGGTTCATTTAagagttaaatatttaaatgaacatATGGATAAGCTCGGAGGAACAAAAACTTTCGATGGCAATACTTTGTATTTACCAATTTTGTTAGAAAACCAGATGACCGTTTTTGTATCCAAAACCATGGATACGGAGGTAGAGATACggattttgtttaaaaaaaaggaGCCTTACAAGAATTGCTTACACTTGtataacattttatttgatcGTATTATGAAAACATTAAATTATGTTAGATTCGATCGAAAGCAGTACGATCCCACACGTCCCAAAGTTATCCCGCTGGCAAAGTTAGAAGTTTGGCCGGGATATGTAACAGCTGTTGATGAATTGGAAGGAGGCTTAATGCTCTGCTGTGACGTATCTCATCGTATTCTTTGTCAGAAAACCGTCTTGGATATGCTAATCGAAATATACCAACAAAACTCAAGCAGTTATCAAGAACTTGCTAAAAAAACCTTAATTGGAAATATTGTTTTAACAAGATATAATAATCGCACTTATAAAATAAGCGAAGTTTGTTTCGATCAAAGTCCTCAATCTGTATTTCACAGAAAAAACGAACCTACGAGTTACTTGCAATATTATAAGCAATACCATAATATAAACATTAAAGACATTAATCAACCATTACTTGTGAGCATAAAAAAGGTACGAGGAACTCCAGAGGATGCAGAAAACATAGAATTTCGCTTAATTCCTGAACTCTGTTATCTCACAGGGCTTCGTGATGAAGTTCGCTCTGATAATAAACTTATGCGTGAAATCGCTACGTATACAAGAGTCTCTCCAAATCAAAGGAAACTAGCACTCGACAAGTTCTATGATAATGTTACGAACACTCCAGCGGCACGAGAAATTCTTGACCGTTGGGGACTCGCGCTTTCTAGAAACTACAACAATCTGAAAGGGCGTCAGTTTGATCCGGAACAAATTTACTTTGCCAAAAAAGCTGTTTCAGCCGGACAAAATGCTGAGTTTTGCAAAGATGCTGTTAAAAGTGAAATGCTAGAAGCCATTCACCTGAACAATTGgataataatacattttaaaaatgattttcgaGCCGCTATGTCGTTACTGGATAACATGAAACAGTGTTGCCGGCCACTCGGAATGAATATTTCTAAACCAACGATAATTTCATTAGATCAAGATCGTATTGATGCTTTTATCGACGCTTTACGTCGGAATATCtcaaaagaaacacaaattgTTGTCTGTATATGCCCGAATAGTAGAGATGATCGATATGCTGCCATAAAAAAGATTTGCTGCTCAGAGTTACCTGTACCATCACAG GTTATAAATGCAAGGACATTAGCTAATGAGCAAAAAAATCGATCTGTTGTCCAGAAAGTTGTATTACAAATGAACTGCAAAATGGGAGGTTCCTTATGGACagttaaaattccatttaaaaatgtaatgaTTTGTGGTATTGATTCGTATCACGACCCTTCTAATAAGGGAAATTCTGTTGCCG CTTTTGTTGCATCTCTTAACGCTTCATATACACAATGGTATAGCAAAGCTGTCGTACAAACAAAGAATGAGGAAATTGTTAATGGCTTAACATCATCCTTTGAAGCGGCTctgaaaatatatgaaaagCGAAATGGCTGTCGTCCAGATAACGTAATTATTTACAG AGATGGCGTTGGTGATGGTCAACTCAGTACGTGCTCTAGATACGAAATTCCGCAATTTGCAGCTGTTGGTGGTCGtataaaaattacatttatcgTAGTTCAAAAGCGCATtaatactcgtattttttcG gaAAGTGGAAATCAATTTGACAATCCTTTGCCCGGAACCTTAGTAGATAAACACATAACTAGAGCGCATATGTATGATTTCTTCTTGGTTTCCCAAATGGTTCGACAGGGTACAGTCACCCCAACTCATTTTGTCGTATTACAAGATGATGCTAAATATGGACCGGATATAATTCAAAAACTAAGCTATAAGCTGTGTTTCTTATATTATAATTGGCCCGGAACTGTCAGGATTCCGGCGTGTTGTATG tATGCTCATAAGTTGGCGTACCTAGTTGGACAAAGTATTCAGAGGAATGTGGCAGATACCTTATCGGAGaaactgttttatttataa